Part of the Prochlorococcus sp. MIT 0603 genome is shown below.
AGCTTGATTTTTTTTCACCCAGATCCATATGATGTTGTCCTTTAGTACAGGGATAGGATGAATTATGAAATCGTTTTTTTCTTGCTTCATAGCTTTAAAACTAATTCAAATAGTTAGAGTCAGGTTGATTAATTAACTCATGATTACTGTTGCCTTAGCCAAAGGAGCCCTGTTAAAAGAATCTGTTGCAAGATTCGCTAAAGCAGGATTGGACTTTTCAGCAGTCCTTGATCCTAGGAATCGTCTTCTAATGGTACCGTCAGTCTGCGGGAGAGCTAAGGCCCTTCTTGTTAGGAATGGGGATGTGCCTGTTTATGTTGCTTATGGGCAAGCTCATTTGGGAATTGTAGGATTTGATGTTTTGAGTGAGAAGCAAATGCCAGTAGCAAGTTTGGTAGATCTTGGGTTTGGTAGTTGTCGTATGTCTGTGGCAGTAAAAGAAACCAGCGTTTATAAGCATGCTGTTGACTTACCCCCTCATTGCAGAGTCGCAAGTAAATTCACGGGTTGTGCAAGACGTTTTTTTGAAGGGATTGATCTTCCTGTCGAATTGGTTCATTTAACAGGCTCTGTTGAGCTTGGTCCTTTGACTGGTATCGCTGAGGCAATTGTTGATCTAGTAGCTACAGGGCGCACATTGCGCGAAAATGGCTTGATTGAAATAGACCAACTCTTTTATTCAACCGCTCGATTGATAGCACATCCTCTTTCTTTGCGATTAGACAATGGCACTCTTCAGGAGATTGTGGAAGCAATTCAATCTCATAATGATACTTTTGCCCCCTAACTATAATGAGCGTTAAAGACTTACATAGACTTAAAAGAATTGCTCATTATCTCCACAAAGATAAAAAGCGATTGTTAATAATTCTTTTGTTGCTGCTACCTCTTTCTTTTGCAGGAGCAATGCAGCCATTACTTGTTGGACAAGCAATAAGTGTTTTGAAAGGTGAGCAGACTTTTATGTGGTTAAGAGTGCTGTCCATGGGCGGTGAAATTAAAATATTAATAATCTTTTTGCTTGTTTCTGTCCTCATTCGATTAGCCCTTCAGGGTTTTCAGTCGTATACAATTCAATCCGTCGGTCAAGGCTTAACAGCTCGTATTAGGAAGGATTTATTTTCACATGCAATTAATTTATCGCTGAAATATCATGATTCAATGCCTGTAGGCAAATTGCTTACAAGGCTAACTAGTGACGTTGATGCATTGTCTGAAGTCTTTGGGAGTGGAGCTGTTGGGGTGATTGCAGATGTTGTGACTCTGGCTGTAATTTCCATTACAATGGTTTTAATTGATTTGAAATTAGGAATATTACTTTTAACAACACAAATTCCGGTTACTCTTTTTATTCTTTGGTTACAGCAGAGATATAGAAAGTCTAATTATCGAGTTCGGGAAGAATTGTCTGAACTCAATGCAGATTTTCAAGAGAATCTTCAAGGAATTGAAGTTGTTCAGATGTTCAGAAGACAATCTGTCAATGCGAGGCGATTCAATCAAACTGGAATTGCATATCGCAATGCCGTTAATAGCATTATATTTTACGACAGTAGTATTTCCGCTTTTATTGAATGGGTCTCATTGGCCGTAGTTGCTTTGGTAATTGCCATAGGAGGTTGGTTTGTAACCTCAGGATCAATGGGTTTAGGAACTCTTACGACTTTTATCCTTTACTCTCAGAGACTCTTCGAACCTTTGAGACAACTTGCTGAAAGATTTACTCAAATTCAAGGAGGCTTGACAGCGGTAGAAAGAATTGGTGAATTATTAGAAGAAAAGATTGAAATATTAGATGTCTACTCTAATGAAGAGAAAAGTAAGAACGATTTAATCAAGTCAAAATCAGTTGGCTTAGGAGAGATTGTGTTTGATAATGTTAGTTTTCACTATAGATCCGATGACCAAATCATTAGCAATCTCAGCTTTCGGATATCACCAGGAGAGCATGTTGCACTTGTTGGCCCAACAGGATCAGGAAAAACCACCTTAATCAGGTTGTTATGTAGATTATATGAACCTCAGGAAGGAAGGATACTTATAGACGGAGTAAATATAAAGGATATTCCTTTGATTGATTTAAGAAGACAAATAGGTGTTGTTCTTCAAGATACTTTTTTATTTAGTGGTAATGTTGCCGATAATCTTAGGTTAGATGCATCTATAACTGATGAAAAACTAACTGAAATATGTAAAGAATTAGGCTTGATACCTTTGCTGAATAGATTCCCAAATGGTTTACATACATTGTTAAGAGAGCGAGGAGGTAATATATCTTCTGGTGAAAGGCAATTGCTCTCAGTTGCACGAGTGGCAATTCGAAGTCCTAAAATCTTGATTTTGGATGAAGCCACAGCTTTTATGGATCCTTCTACTGAAGCAACTCTGCAAAGAGATTTAGACAGACTGCTTGAAAAAAGGACAGCATTAGTGATTGCACATCGGCTTGCGACAATTGAACTTTCAGATCGTATTTTGGTTATGAAGAAAGGAAAGCTGATTGAACAAGGTAGTCACCAAGAGCTCCTCAAGCAAAGTGGTCTCTATTCCCAGTTGGCAAGGCTGCAAGAACAAGGCCTGGCTAAATTCTGATAGGTATAGATGTAAAAATGATTAGGAAACTAGGAGAAGGAAAAATAAGACCACTAGGCTGGGGAAACAGTCGTCAGTTGATTAATGAGTGGCACCATGTCTATGGTGAAGAGTCATATGAATGTATATCGACTAATAAAAAACATCAATTTATCTTCAGCCAATCTAAGCCTTTCGATTTAATTGAGCTGGAACAGTTGCTTCAGTCAGTTGGGTGGAGTAGAAGGCCTCTTCGGCGTGTTCAGAAAGCATTGGACAATAGCTTGTTGAAGGTTGGTTTGTGGCAGCATGACCCTAGATTTCCTAGATTGATAGGCTTTGCAAGATGTACAGGTGACGGAGTCCTTCAGGCAACGGTATGGGATGTTGCTATTCACCCTGTCTATCAAGGCTTTGGCCTTGGCAAAGAGTTGATGTCGTATGTCATGAAAAGTCTTAAGATAATGAATATAGAGAGAGTTATTCTTTTTGCAGATCCAGGAGTCGTAAGTTTTTATAAAAGTCAAGGGTGGATGCTTGAGCCAAATGGCTATCGTTGTGCATTCTGGTACGCTAATTAAGATTTAATTCTTTGAAGCATCACTTAGTTGAATAGTATTTTTTTGCTAGAGTTTTTACATCGACTCCTTTCTCCCAAAGCATTCTTAGAATTGCATTCTCCAAAGAATTCAGAAATATATTGCTTTGATGATATTTACGACTACTTGTTCTAAGTGCCATGCCTATTCGTTTGAGCTTATATTGCTTGTTAA
Proteins encoded:
- a CDS encoding GNAT family N-acetyltransferase encodes the protein MIRKLGEGKIRPLGWGNSRQLINEWHHVYGEESYECISTNKKHQFIFSQSKPFDLIELEQLLQSVGWSRRPLRRVQKALDNSLLKVGLWQHDPRFPRLIGFARCTGDGVLQATVWDVAIHPVYQGFGLGKELMSYVMKSLKIMNIERVILFADPGVVSFYKSQGWMLEPNGYRCAFWYAN
- a CDS encoding ABC transporter ATP-binding protein codes for the protein MSVKDLHRLKRIAHYLHKDKKRLLIILLLLLPLSFAGAMQPLLVGQAISVLKGEQTFMWLRVLSMGGEIKILIIFLLVSVLIRLALQGFQSYTIQSVGQGLTARIRKDLFSHAINLSLKYHDSMPVGKLLTRLTSDVDALSEVFGSGAVGVIADVVTLAVISITMVLIDLKLGILLLTTQIPVTLFILWLQQRYRKSNYRVREELSELNADFQENLQGIEVVQMFRRQSVNARRFNQTGIAYRNAVNSIIFYDSSISAFIEWVSLAVVALVIAIGGWFVTSGSMGLGTLTTFILYSQRLFEPLRQLAERFTQIQGGLTAVERIGELLEEKIEILDVYSNEEKSKNDLIKSKSVGLGEIVFDNVSFHYRSDDQIISNLSFRISPGEHVALVGPTGSGKTTLIRLLCRLYEPQEGRILIDGVNIKDIPLIDLRRQIGVVLQDTFLFSGNVADNLRLDASITDEKLTEICKELGLIPLLNRFPNGLHTLLRERGGNISSGERQLLSVARVAIRSPKILILDEATAFMDPSTEATLQRDLDRLLEKRTALVIAHRLATIELSDRILVMKKGKLIEQGSHQELLKQSGLYSQLARLQEQGLAKF
- the hisG gene encoding ATP phosphoribosyltransferase yields the protein MITVALAKGALLKESVARFAKAGLDFSAVLDPRNRLLMVPSVCGRAKALLVRNGDVPVYVAYGQAHLGIVGFDVLSEKQMPVASLVDLGFGSCRMSVAVKETSVYKHAVDLPPHCRVASKFTGCARRFFEGIDLPVELVHLTGSVELGPLTGIAEAIVDLVATGRTLRENGLIEIDQLFYSTARLIAHPLSLRLDNGTLQEIVEAIQSHNDTFAP